One part of the Maridesulfovibrio bastinii DSM 16055 genome encodes these proteins:
- the nqrE gene encoding NADH:ubiquinone reductase (Na(+)-transporting) subunit E, whose amino-acid sequence MEHLINIFVKSIFIENMALAFFLGMCTYLAVSKKVATALGLGVAVVVVMTITVPVNNLLYNYFLREGALAWAGFDNTDLTFVGLISYIGVIAAIVQILEMALDKYVPSLYNALGIFLPLITVNCAILGASLFMVERDYNFAESVTFGLGSGIGWALAIVVLAGVREKMKYSDVPEGLQGLGITFIVVGLMSFGFLSFSGIQM is encoded by the coding sequence ATGGAACATCTGATTAATATCTTTGTTAAGTCCATCTTTATTGAAAATATGGCTCTGGCTTTCTTTCTCGGCATGTGCACCTATCTTGCCGTGTCGAAGAAAGTCGCAACAGCCTTGGGACTCGGTGTTGCTGTTGTCGTTGTTATGACCATAACAGTGCCGGTCAATAACCTCTTATATAACTACTTCCTGAGAGAAGGCGCTTTAGCATGGGCCGGTTTTGATAATACCGACCTGACCTTTGTCGGACTGATCTCCTACATCGGTGTTATCGCGGCGATCGTCCAGATTCTGGAGATGGCTCTCGATAAGTATGTGCCATCGCTGTATAACGCGCTGGGTATCTTCCTGCCGCTTATCACAGTTAACTGCGCTATTCTCGGAGCTTCACTCTTTATGGTCGAACGTGATTACAACTTTGCGGAATCCGTTACCTTCGGTCTCGGTTCCGGTATAGGTTGGGCTTTGGCCATTGTTGTTCTGGCCGGTGTGCGTGAAAAAATGAAGTATTCGGATGTGCCCGAAGGACTTCAGGGACTTGGAATCACTTTTATTGTTGTTGGACTTATGTCCTTCGGTTTCCTGTCCTTTTCCGGAATCCAGATGTAG
- a CDS encoding NADH:ubiquinone reductase (Na(+)-transporting) subunit D, producing MAKFKEVLLKPILEDNPIAVQILGICSALAVTTKLETAFVMSLAVMFVTAASNASVSAIRQHIPSSIRIIAMMTIIATLVIIVDQFLKAFAYGVSKQLSVFVGLIITNCIVMGRAEAFAMQNDPKISFADGLGNGLGYGLVLMTVALLREFFGSGKIFGLSILKLGSEGGWYEPNGLMLLPPSAFFIIGLLIWSVNVYDKRKKGNKR from the coding sequence AGGATAACCCTATTGCAGTGCAGATCCTGGGTATCTGCTCCGCTCTTGCGGTTACCACCAAGCTGGAAACAGCTTTCGTTATGAGTCTCGCGGTTATGTTTGTTACCGCTGCATCAAATGCTTCTGTCAGTGCGATAAGACAGCATATCCCTTCAAGCATACGTATCATCGCGATGATGACCATCATCGCAACGCTGGTTATTATTGTTGACCAGTTCCTGAAAGCGTTTGCCTATGGAGTAAGTAAACAGCTCTCGGTTTTTGTCGGGCTGATTATTACCAACTGCATCGTTATGGGACGTGCTGAAGCTTTCGCCATGCAGAATGATCCGAAAATAAGCTTTGCTGACGGACTCGGAAACGGCCTTGGTTACGGACTTGTACTGATGACTGTAGCTCTTTTGCGTGAGTTTTTCGGCTCCGGCAAAATCTTCGGACTCAGTATATTAAAGCTCGGCTCCGAAGGCGGCTGGTATGAACCTAATGGTCTTATGCTGCTTCCGCCCAGTGCCTTTTTCATTATTGGTCTGCTTATCTGGTCGGTAAACGTCTATGACAAGCGGAAGAAAGGCAACAAGCGCTAA